One Stratiformator vulcanicus genomic window, CGCCCAACCAATCACCGCGTCTTCGGCGAGGCGACCGCGATTTTAGCCGGGGACGCACTTCTGTCCCGTTCATTCGAAATCATTGCCCGTGAAGTTTCACCCGCAAAAGTCGCCGCGGACTGTATTGCAGATCTGGCGGCTGCCGCCGGGCCGGAGGGCATGGTCGGCGGCCAGGCCGCCGATCTCGCGGCGGAGACCTCGGGCGTGCGGGATCAGGAGCACCTCGAATCGATTCACTTGAGAAAGACCGGCGCCCTGATTCAAGCATCGCTGGTCATGGGTGCCAGGGTCGGGGGCGGTTCTAAATCGGAGTGCCAAGCGATGAAAAGCTACGGCCGCGCCGTCGGTCTCGCCTTCCAGATCGCCGACGATCTGTTGGACATCACCGGAGACGCCGCCAAAATGGGTAAGGGCGTCCGGAAAGATGCGGATCACAATAAACTGACCTACCCGGGCTTGCTCGGGCTGGAACAGAGTCAAAAGTTGGCTGCAAGACTGACGGAAGAAGCAATC contains:
- a CDS encoding polyprenyl synthetase family protein, producing the protein MQGTDVDFKEHLASRRALIDAALDDAVVDTPLCPPRLAEAMRYSLKAGGKRLRPVLALLACEACGGQKEEAVPVAIAAEMIHTYSLIHDDLPAMDNDDLRRGRPTNHRVFGEATAILAGDALLSRSFEIIAREVSPAKVAADCIADLAAAAGPEGMVGGQAADLAAETSGVRDQEHLESIHLRKTGALIQASLVMGARVGGGSKSECQAMKSYGRAVGLAFQIADDLLDITGDAAKMGKGVRKDADHNKLTYPGLLGLEQSQKLAARLTEEAIAVLSPFGKSGRPLAAVARFAVERDH